AGAAACGTGTCGGCATTCCATAAGCGCCAAATGTATATATGATATCCGCAGGACAGATTTCATAGCGCATCGGATAAAAATCCAACCCGAATCCTTTCGCAATCTCTGTAATTTCCTCTACTGCATATTGCAGCGCCTTGTGCTCCGTCATACGGATCCCTCCAGGCGTTTATGGAAGAACTTTTTCAAAGCATAGTACACATCCTTGTTTTCCTTTAGTACATAATGCCGGAATTTCGGATCTTCGATTTTTTGATACGTATTCATCAAAGTTGAATATCGGCTATGTGCATTCACTTCCCCGTAGCCGAACATATTCGAAACTGCCATGAGTTCCTCTACTAATGAAAAGCATTTTCCGTTATCCGATGACATATTTTCTCCATCTGAGAAATGGAAGGGGTAGATATTATAGCGGGAAGGATGATACTTCTTGGCTATGAGATCGAGCGCTTTTTCATAGGCTGTCGAACATATCGTGCCTCCGCTCTCCCCTTTCGAGAAGAAATCCATTTCCGAAACGACTTTCGCAATCGTATGATGGGCGATGAATTCTATATCCACTTTTTCGTATTTTGTCCGTAAGAATTTTGTCATCCAGAAATAAAAGCTTCTCGCCATGTATTTTTCAAAACTTCCCATAGAAGCGCTCGTATCCATCATCATGAGCACGACTGCCTTCGATTGAGGCTTAACGACTTCATCCCACGTCTTGAAACGGAGATCATCATTGTAGATCGGCATTATTTCAGCATGGCCTTCCATGGCATTACGTTTGAACGCTGCGATAATCGTCCGCTTTTTATCAATGTTCCCGATGAGCCCTTTCTTCCTGATGTCATTGAATGTGATGTCTTCATCTGTGATTTCTGCTTGTTCCCGTTTTTCGAGATTCGGCAATTCAAGTTCTTTAAATAATGTCTCTTCGATTTCGGCGAGCGACACTTCCGCTTCATAATAATCCTGGCCTGGCTGATCGCCCGCCTGTTTGCCTTTTCCTGCACTCTGACTGCCATCGCTTGCAACTACGTCTCCCACTTGACTATCTCCGCCGCCTTGGCCGACATGCTTCGATTTATTATGGTTATAACGGATTTTGTATTCATCTAAAGATCGGATCGGTATTTTTATGACGTCCCTGCCATCCGACATGACGATGCTTTCTTCACTGATCAATTCGGGCAGATTACTGTGGATTGCTTTCTTCACTTTATCCGAATGTCGTTTCTGATCCTGATATCCTTTTCGGTGAAGCGACCAGTTTTCCTGGGAGACGACAAATGATTCGCTCTGCTCTTCATGCATTTCTATTCACCTACTCCAGTCCACTCATTTTTTTAGTATATGCAACGAATGGCGGTTTTTGATATGGGAGGTTTCTCTCTTATCGGTTCAACAGGCTGCCGACGTACCGTAGCAATTCATTGGCAGAGATTGAATTATAGCCATATTCATCAATAAGCCTTGCTACGACCTCATTGATTTTCTTCAAATGATTTTCGTCAGGAGTCGCCGATGAAGTTGTGATTTTGACAACATCCTTCAAGTCCGCGAACAGCTTCTTCTGAATCGCCTCCCGCAGCCTTTCGTGGGATTTGTAATCAAACCGCTTGCCTTTCCTTGCGTATGCGGAAATCCGGATGAGTATTTCTTCTCGGAAAGCCCTTTTCGCATTCTCTGAGATTCCGATTTGCTCTTCAATGGAACGCATAAGCTTTTCATCCGGATTCATCTCTTCGCCGGTGAGGGGATCTTTCATTTTGTGCTTATTGCAATAGGCTTCAACGTTATCCAAATAGTTATCCATCAACGTCCGTGCAGATTCTTCGTACGAATAGACGAATGCCTTCTGCACTTCTTTCTTCGCAATTTCATCAAATTCCTTGCGGGCAATCGATATATAATTTAAATATTCCTCTTTGTCATCCTTCGAAATGGATGCATGCTGATCCAATCCTTCTTTTAAGGAACGCAGCACATCGAGCGCATTGATGGCATCCACTTCTTTTCGGATAATTGCCGACGAGATCCGGTTGATGACATATCTCGGGTCGATGCCGTCCATGCCTTCATTCGGAAACTCTTTTTTCAGCTCTTCCAGATCCACAGAGTTAAATCCTTCCACATTTTCACCGTCATACAATCGCATCTTCTTCACAATATCGATTCCTTGCTTTTTCGATATTTTTAAACGCGTGAGGACAGAGAAGATAGCAGCGACCCTGAGGGCATGTGGGGCAATATGCACATGTGCCATATCACTTTCCCGTATCATTTTTTCGTAGATTTTTTCTTCCTGACTCACTTTCAAGTTATAAGGGATCGGCATGACAATGATCCGGGAATGCAGCGCTTCATTTTTCTTATTGGAAATGAAGGCCCGATATTCGGTTTCATTCGTATGCGCGACGATCAATTCATCCGCACTGATCAATGCAAATCTGCCTGCTTTGAAGTTCCCTTCTTGCGTCAGCGACAAAAGGTGCCAGAGGAATTTTTCATCGAGCTTAAGCATCTCCTGAAATTCCATCATTCCGCGGTTTGCCTTATTCAACTCCCCGTCAAAACGGTAAGCGCGGGGATCGGATTCGGAGCCATATTGGGCAATTGTCGAAAAGTCGATGCTACCGGTCAAATCCGCGATATCCTGGGATTTTGGATCGGATGGGGTGAACGTTCCGATTCCCACCCGTTTGTCTTCTGAAAAGAAGATTCTCTCAACGAGTACATCTTCAATCCGGCCGCCGTATTCTGTTTCAAGGCGCATCGTATTCAACGGGGAAAGGCTTCCTTCAATCCGGATTCCAAATTCCGCATAGAAATCATCTCGCAGATATTCCGGAATCAAGTGCAATGGGTCCTCATGCATCGGACATCCTTTAATGGCATATACCGCACCATCATCCGTCCTCGAATATTGTTCCAATCCACGTTTCAACAAGGTGACGAGAGTGGATTTTCCTCCACTGACAGGACCCATGAGCAATAAGATCCTTTTTCGCACATCAAGACGTTTTGCTGCTGGGTGGAAATATTCGTTAACTAGCCGCTCGACCGTATCTTCGAGACCGAAAATCTCATTTTCAAAAAAGCGGAATTTTGTATACCCGTGTTCTTTCGTTTGGCCATGGCTTTTGATCATTTCATACACTCTGGAATGTGCCGTTTGTGCAACTTCTTTACGTTCCTGTAGGATGTTTAAATACTCGGCAAAGGTACCTTCCCACTTTAGCTTGTTTTCTTCTTCACGGAAATGTTCTAACTTTCGTAAAATGTCCATTCATTTCCCTCCATTCAGGGCCTGGTTTCATTTATTGTATGCGAGGAGGCTGAGTAAAATGAGACATATAAAACAAGCGGCTGTCTTGAAAAAACGAAAATCGCAAGAACGGCTCCCTTTCCGCGGGCGTCGCCTCAGCCTCCTCGTCGCTCATTCTTCGCTACTGCGGGGTCTTCGGTCAACGCTGTTCCCGCAGGAGTGTCGCCTATTCTTGCGATTTTCTATATATTTGTCAAAATAAAAACCGGCAAAGGAACAAATTAATTCCTACGCCAGTCTCACTTAATAGACATATATAACAACCTATGGATCAGTTTTCCGGATATGTTTTTCTCAGAAATGTAATGGATTGTTTGATGAGCTGTTGCAAAACTTCGGTGTCGATATCGTCCACTTTATTAATGTACACACACGCTTTGCCTGATGTATGCTTCCCGAATTTGGCTAACAGCGCTTCGCGTTCAGAATCACCTGGAGCGAAATAGAGGCTGGTCTTCGCTTTGCGAGGTGAAAAGCCGACGAGCGGCGCGTCCCCTTCATGGCCCGTATTATAGACATAATGATACGACCCGAAGCCAATGATGCTCGGTCCCCACATCTTTGCCTCATAGCCCGCCGTCTCCGTGAAGATGTCTAATAATCGATAAGCGTCCTCCCGCTTTTTAGGACTATCCACCGCTTCGATGAATTCAATGACACTGGCGTCCGTTTCCTTCGTTTTTAGCTTGTACATTGTTTTATCCCCTTCTCATAAGTCTGAATGATTCAAATGCTTGATATTGTACCGAACTTATACTAACGTTGGAAGCAAGGTAGCTCCTTTATTTTCCTACTACTTTAAAGCTTATCGGAACCTAGTGCAAAGCGGAAATAAATTATCTTGACTAGGAAGTTTTTTACTTTATAATTAGAATGATTTTGTCGATTTTGTCGAATAAAGGAGGGATATTCGGGTTGGAAAATAAGCTGAAGTTATACGGCTTTAACAACCTCACCAAAACACTTAGCTTCAACATCTATGATGTGAGCTATGCAAAAAGTGAGCGGGAACAAAAAGATTATATTGCCTACATCGATGAGCAATACAATTCGGAACGGTTGACGAACATTCTTTATGATGTGACCGAGATCGTTGGAGCCCATGTATTGAATGTGAGCAAACAGGACTATGATCCACAAGGTGCAAGTGTCACCATCCTGATTACGGAGGAGACACTCCCTGTCGCTGTGATCGATGAATCGTGCAACCGCGGGGAAATCGATATTTTGAAGACCCGGGATTCGGTTGTTGGCCATTTGGATAAAAGCCATGTCACCGTCCATACGTATCCTGAATATCACCCGGATAATTCGATCGCCACGTTCCGTGTCGATATCGAAGTATCAACTTGTGGTGAAATTTCCCCTTTGAACGCACTGGATTATCTGATTGGCAGCTTCGACTCTGATATCATTACGACGGATTATCGCGTACGCGGTTTTACCCGTGATGATAAAGGGAAGAAATTATTTATGGACCATAAAATGACGTCGATTCAGGATTATATCGACAGTGAGACGTTGCAGAAGTATGACGCCATCGATGTTAATGTATATCAATCAAATATTTTTCATACAAAGCTGCTGATCAAGGACATCAATTTACAAAATTACCTTTTCAATACGGATGTGTATGAAATACCTCCGAAAGAAAGGCTGAATATCACAAACAACCTACGTAAAGAGATGATTGAAATTTTCAGCGGTTCCAATATATATGAAGAGTGAGAGGACGGTGTTGGACATTCTTTCACAACAGAAAGCCCCGATTATGGAGGCTCTAAACAATTACAAAAAGATGCGGGTCGTTCCTTTCGATGTCCCCGGCCATAAACGTGGCAGAGGAAACGAGGAGCTGACCGCTTTTTTAGGTGAAAATTGCATGACGGTGGATGTCAATTCTATGAAGCCGTTGGATAATTTGATTCACCCCGTTTCCGTCATCCGGGAAGCTGAGGAGCTGGCAGCCGAAGCTTTCGGATCGAAGCACGCCTTTTTCATGGTGAACGGGACGACTTCCGCTGTACAAGCGATGGTCATGACGGCGTGCAAGGCGGGCGAAAAGATCATTATGCCCCGAAATGTGCACCGCAGCGCCATCAATGCACTCATCCTGAGCGGAGCCATTCCTGTCTATGTCAATCCAGGCGTGAACAATGAACTTGGAATCCCTCTGGGTATGGCGGTGAAGGATGTTGAGAGGGCAATCCTCGAACATCCTGACGCTAAAGCGATTCTTATCAACAACCCGACGTATTACGGTATCTGTTCGAATATGCAGGCGATTACTGATCTTGCCCATCGCCACGGAATGCTCGTCCTTGTTGACGAGGCGCATGGAACGCATTTTTATTTCAGTGACGACCTGCCTGCTTCCGCGATGTCTGTGGGCGCCGATATGGCTTCAGTGAGCATGCATAAATCGGGCGGTTCATTGACCCAAAGCTCATTGTTGTTGATTAATAATGAAGTGAGCGAAGGATACACAAGACAAATTATCAATCTAACGCAAACGACGAGCGGCTCGTATCTGCTCCTCTCCTCCCTTGATATTTCACGGAAAAATCTCGCTTTGAATGGGCAGGAGATCTTCCGGAAAGTTGGAGAAATGGCACAGTATACCCGCGAGGAAATCAATAAGATTAGCGGTTACTACGCTTTTTCGGATGAGTTGAAGAACGGCGATACAATTTTTGATTTCGATACGACAAAGCTTTCCGTCCATACACTTGAGCTAGGATTGGCAGGTGTCGAAGTGTATGACATTCTGCGGGATGAATATGATATTCAAATCGAGTTCGGGGACATCGGCAACATCTTGGCGTACATATCAGTCGGAGACCGCCGATTGGATCTCGAACGCCTCGTCTCGGCGCTCGCTGAAATCAAGAGACGCTACAGCAAGGACAAAGGCGGCTTGTTCGACCATGAATATATAACTCCTCAGGTCGTCTATACGCCTCAAAAAGCCTTTTATGCGCCGAAGGAGACGCTTCCTATAAACGATAGCGCCGGCCGTATTGCCAGCGAATTTGTCATGGCCTACCCGCCAGGCATACCGATTTTGGCTCCCGGGGAACGGATCACTCCTGAGATTTTGCAATACATCCAATACTGTAAGGATAAAGGAAGTTTCATGACAGGTACGGAAGATAGCAAAATCGAACATATCAATGTGCTGAAGGAGGCTGAGCAATGAACTTATGGTTCGTGGAAAATCATTCGCCCAATGTCCAATTTTCGATGAAAGTCATTGAGCATCTTTACACAGGGAAAAGCGAATTTCAGAAGATCGATATATTAGAAACGGCGGAATTCGGGCGTGTCCTCACATTGGACGGTTTAGTCATGGTCACTGAGAAGGATGAATTCATTTATCACGACATGATCACCCACGTTCCGATGGCAACGAATCCCGACATTAAGAAAGTTCTCGTCATCGGCGCCGGGGATGGAGGCACAATCCGGGAACTGACGAAATATGATTCGATCGAGCATATTGATATGGTAGAAATCGACGAAATGGTCGTCGACGTGTGCCGGGAATTCCTTCCTCAAACCGCAAGCAAACTCGACGATCCGCGCGTTCATCTTCATTTCGAGGACGGCTTGAAATTCGTCCGTTCGAGAAATGATGAATACGATTTAATCATCGTCGACTCGACGGATCCATTCGGACCGGGGGAAGGCTTGTTCACAAGGGAATTTTACGGCAACTGCTATAAAGCACTGAATGAAGAAGGCATTCTTGTCAATCAACATGAAAGTCCTTTCTATGAAGAAGACGCGTTAGGCATGCAGCGGGCACATAA
The sequence above is drawn from the Sporosarcina luteola genome and encodes:
- the yhbH gene encoding sporulation protein YhbH; this encodes MHEEQSESFVVSQENWSLHRKGYQDQKRHSDKVKKAIHSNLPELISEESIVMSDGRDVIKIPIRSLDEYKIRYNHNKSKHVGQGGGDSQVGDVVASDGSQSAGKGKQAGDQPGQDYYEAEVSLAEIEETLFKELELPNLEKREQAEITDEDITFNDIRKKGLIGNIDKKRTIIAAFKRNAMEGHAEIMPIYNDDLRFKTWDEVVKPQSKAVVLMMMDTSASMGSFEKYMARSFYFWMTKFLRTKYEKVDIEFIAHHTIAKVVSEMDFFSKGESGGTICSTAYEKALDLIAKKYHPSRYNIYPFHFSDGENMSSDNGKCFSLVEELMAVSNMFGYGEVNAHSRYSTLMNTYQKIEDPKFRHYVLKENKDVYYALKKFFHKRLEGSV
- a CDS encoding PrkA family serine protein kinase, with amino-acid sequence MDILRKLEHFREEENKLKWEGTFAEYLNILQERKEVAQTAHSRVYEMIKSHGQTKEHGYTKFRFFENEIFGLEDTVERLVNEYFHPAAKRLDVRKRILLLMGPVSGGKSTLVTLLKRGLEQYSRTDDGAVYAIKGCPMHEDPLHLIPEYLRDDFYAEFGIRIEGSLSPLNTMRLETEYGGRIEDVLVERIFFSEDKRVGIGTFTPSDPKSQDIADLTGSIDFSTIAQYGSESDPRAYRFDGELNKANRGMMEFQEMLKLDEKFLWHLLSLTQEGNFKAGRFALISADELIVAHTNETEYRAFISNKKNEALHSRIIVMPIPYNLKVSQEEKIYEKMIRESDMAHVHIAPHALRVAAIFSVLTRLKISKKQGIDIVKKMRLYDGENVEGFNSVDLEELKKEFPNEGMDGIDPRYVINRISSAIIRKEVDAINALDVLRSLKEGLDQHASISKDDKEEYLNYISIARKEFDEIAKKEVQKAFVYSYEESARTLMDNYLDNVEAYCNKHKMKDPLTGEEMNPDEKLMRSIEEQIGISENAKRAFREEILIRISAYARKGKRFDYKSHERLREAIQKKLFADLKDVVKITTSSATPDENHLKKINEVVARLIDEYGYNSISANELLRYVGSLLNR
- a CDS encoding DUF1801 domain-containing protein; the encoded protein is MYKLKTKETDASVIEFIEAVDSPKKREDAYRLLDIFTETAGYEAKMWGPSIIGFGSYHYVYNTGHEGDAPLVGFSPRKAKTSLYFAPGDSEREALLAKFGKHTSGKACVYINKVDDIDTEVLQQLIKQSITFLRKTYPEN
- the speD gene encoding adenosylmethionine decarboxylase, which translates into the protein MENKLKLYGFNNLTKTLSFNIYDVSYAKSEREQKDYIAYIDEQYNSERLTNILYDVTEIVGAHVLNVSKQDYDPQGASVTILITEETLPVAVIDESCNRGEIDILKTRDSVVGHLDKSHVTVHTYPEYHPDNSIATFRVDIEVSTCGEISPLNALDYLIGSFDSDIITTDYRVRGFTRDDKGKKLFMDHKMTSIQDYIDSETLQKYDAIDVNVYQSNIFHTKLLIKDINLQNYLFNTDVYEIPPKERLNITNNLRKEMIEIFSGSNIYEE
- a CDS encoding aminotransferase class I/II-fold pyridoxal phosphate-dependent enzyme; translation: MKSERTVLDILSQQKAPIMEALNNYKKMRVVPFDVPGHKRGRGNEELTAFLGENCMTVDVNSMKPLDNLIHPVSVIREAEELAAEAFGSKHAFFMVNGTTSAVQAMVMTACKAGEKIIMPRNVHRSAINALILSGAIPVYVNPGVNNELGIPLGMAVKDVERAILEHPDAKAILINNPTYYGICSNMQAITDLAHRHGMLVLVDEAHGTHFYFSDDLPASAMSVGADMASVSMHKSGGSLTQSSLLLINNEVSEGYTRQIINLTQTTSGSYLLLSSLDISRKNLALNGQEIFRKVGEMAQYTREEINKISGYYAFSDELKNGDTIFDFDTTKLSVHTLELGLAGVEVYDILRDEYDIQIEFGDIGNILAYISVGDRRLDLERLVSALAEIKRRYSKDKGGLFDHEYITPQVVYTPQKAFYAPKETLPINDSAGRIASEFVMAYPPGIPILAPGERITPEILQYIQYCKDKGSFMTGTEDSKIEHINVLKEAEQ
- the speE gene encoding polyamine aminopropyltransferase, with translation MNLWFVENHSPNVQFSMKVIEHLYTGKSEFQKIDILETAEFGRVLTLDGLVMVTEKDEFIYHDMITHVPMATNPDIKKVLVIGAGDGGTIRELTKYDSIEHIDMVEIDEMVVDVCREFLPQTASKLDDPRVHLHFEDGLKFVRSRNDEYDLIIVDSTDPFGPGEGLFTREFYGNCYKALNEEGILVNQHESPFYEEDALGMQRAHKRIIGFFPVCEVYQLHIPTYPSGHWLFGFASKKYDPIRDLNADAWNQLGLETKYYNTDIHVGSFALPNYVKEQLKDVE